A region of Stigmatopora argus isolate UIUO_Sarg chromosome 24, RoL_Sarg_1.0, whole genome shotgun sequence DNA encodes the following proteins:
- the LOC144069403 gene encoding regulator of G-protein signaling 5-like, which translates to MCKGLTSMPICCLERAKELKARLQNILQRSEWSLFCCKMGKNRPTQEECLRWKGSFEQLLSNKYGLCAFTAFLLSEFSEENIAFYFACEDYRGTKSLDKLPAKAQKIYNEFISSDAPREINIDHETRDITKANMHSPSPRCFDQAQHRIYMLMAKDCYPRFLRSQAFRDIVSQAKLSTKSTKQPQLGKKP; encoded by the exons ATGTGTAAAGGATTAACATCGATGCCCATCTGCTGTTTGGAAAG GGCCAAGGAGCTGAAAGCAAGGCTGCAAAACATTTTGCAAAGGTCAGAGTGGAGTCTTTTCTGCtgcaaaatggggaaaaacag ACCAACCCAGGAGGAATGCCTGAGGTGGAAAGGGTCATTTGAGCAACTCCTGTCTAACAAAt ATGGCCTCTGTGCTTTCACTGCCTTCTTGTTATCTGAATTCAGTGAAGAGAACATTGCGTTCTACTTTGCATGTGAGGATTACAGGGGTACAAAATCTCTCGACAAACTACCTGCTAAAGCCCAAAAGATCTACAATGAGTTCATCAGCAGTGATGCACCCCGGGAG ATTAACATTGACCATGAAACTCGTGACATCACCAAAGCCAACATGCATTCCCCATCACCCCGCTGCTTCGACCAGGCGCAGCACAGAATTTACATGCTCATGGCCAAGGACTGCTACCCACGCTTTTTGCGCTCGCAAGCTTTCAGGGATATTGTCAGTCAAGCCAAGCTGAGCACCAAGTCCACAAAACAGCCCCAGCTGGGGAAGAAGCCATGA
- the LOC144069402 gene encoding uncharacterized protein LOC144069402, whose protein sequence is MEEEIRSKIKKVQFVSVMVDETTDASNAAQLALVLRYVTGKGIKERFVRFENVTSGKRADDIQFLVENECLGKVVAQCYDGAAVMSSGLNGVQAKVKERAPLALFIHCYAHRLNLVLTQGASKLKECKIFFAHLNGFVAFFSRSPRRTQLLDEICQRRLPRVAPTRWQYASRVVNTVFEKRAALKELFHHILEHHDEYDKQSNHKLDVQFCLARVKEFCDTVERERSRYEEIYKATERSAGAPSARRDQAQNYRVHYQQLHDRILDNIICQTRTRFQDHERLMFLSLIDSQMFQEYQETFPHAAFSTLTQSHGTLFDLPRLRTELIVMYAMDDFAGKSPTDVLDFLQQKNLSESMGQLYTLVCLAVTIPVSTASVERTFSALN, encoded by the exons atggaggaagagatcagaagcaaaataaaaaaagtacagtttgtctctgtaatggtggatgagacgacagacgcgagtaacgcagcgcagctcgcactggttctgcgttacgtcacgggcaaaggtatcaaggagcggttcgtcagatttgaaaatgttaccagtgggaagAGAGCCGATGacattcaatttttggtggaaaatgaatgtctgggtaaagttgtggcacagtgttatgacggtgcagcggtcatgtcttcgggattaaatggggtgcaggcgaaagttaaggagagagcaccgttagctttattcatacactgctatgcccatcggctcaatttagtactgactcagggggcctcaaagcttaaagaatgcaagatattttttgctcacctgaatggctttgttgcatttttttcgagatcgcctcgacgcacacagctgctggacgaaatctgccagcggcgtctgccccgtgtggcaccaacacggTGGCAGTACGCATCCAGGgtggtcaatacagtatttgagaagagagctgctctaaaggaactgtttcatcacatcctggagcatcatgacgagtacgacAAGCAGTCT aaccacaaactggatgtacagttttgtcttgcaagagtaaaggagttttgtgacacagttgaacgcgagaggagccgatatgaggaaatctacaaGGCCACCGAACGCAgcgcgggtgctccaagcgcacgaagagaTCAAGCGCAAAATTATCGCGTGCACTACCAACAActtcacgacaggattctggacaatattatttgccagacgcggaccagatttcaagaccacgaaagactgatgtttctctccctcatcgactcgcagatgtttcaggaataccaggaaactttcccacatgcagccttctccactttaacgcagagccacggaacacttttcgatctgcctcggctaagaacagaactaattgttatgtatgccatggatgattttgcaggaaaatctcccactgatgtccttgacttccttcagcagaaaaatctgagtgagagcatggggcagctgtacacattagtgtgtttggcagtgaccatccccgtgtccactgcttctgtcgaacggacgttttcagccctaaattga